A genome region from Crossiella equi includes the following:
- the mscL gene encoding large conductance mechanosensitive channel protein MscL codes for MLKGFKDFLMRGNVVELAVAVVIGTAFTAIVTAVTKSVIQPLVNSVGGSDPAKGLGFPVVPGKESTFINLGEVINAAINFVIVAAVVYFLLVLPMQKLQERRKRGVEAGPAEPTDVELLKEIRDLLSDQKKVG; via the coding sequence ATGCTCAAGGGATTCAAAGACTTCCTCATGCGCGGCAACGTGGTCGAACTGGCCGTCGCCGTCGTCATCGGCACCGCCTTCACCGCGATCGTCACCGCGGTCACCAAGAGCGTCATCCAGCCGCTGGTCAACTCGGTGGGCGGCTCCGACCCGGCCAAGGGCCTGGGCTTCCCGGTCGTCCCGGGCAAGGAGTCGACCTTCATCAACCTGGGCGAGGTGATCAACGCCGCGATCAACTTCGTCATCGTGGCCGCGGTCGTCTACTTCCTCCTGGTCCTGCCGATGCAGAAGCTCCAGGAACGCCGCAAGCGAGGCGTCGAGGCAGGCCCGGCCGAGCCCACCGACGTCGAGCTCCTCAAGGAGATCCGTGACCTGCTGAGCGACCAGAAGAAGGTTGGCTGA
- a CDS encoding MogA/MoaB family molybdenum cofactor biosynthesis protein: MERTAQLGRALVVIVDDRVVHGEYEDTTGPLVKELLEEAGFIVDGQVAVAGEVTDIRNALNTAVIGGVDLVVTVGGTGVSPRDVTPDATTGLLDRPIPGIAEALRASGLAAGATDAGISRGVVGVSGSTLVVNLSASRSAVRDGMATLTPLVQFVIEQISGLEES, translated from the coding sequence ATGGAACGCACCGCGCAGCTGGGACGGGCACTGGTCGTGATCGTGGACGACCGGGTGGTACACGGGGAGTACGAGGACACCACCGGTCCGCTCGTCAAGGAGCTGTTGGAGGAGGCGGGCTTCATCGTCGACGGCCAGGTCGCCGTCGCGGGTGAGGTCACCGACATCCGCAACGCCCTGAACACGGCCGTCATCGGCGGCGTGGACCTGGTGGTCACCGTGGGCGGCACCGGGGTCTCCCCCCGGGACGTCACCCCGGACGCCACCACCGGTCTGCTGGACCGCCCGATCCCGGGCATCGCCGAGGCCCTGCGCGCCTCGGGTCTGGCCGCGGGCGCCACCGACGCGGGCATCTCCCGCGGCGTGGTGGGCGTCAGCGGCAGCACCCTGGTGGTCAACCTGTCGGCCTCCCGCAGCGCGGTCCGCGACGGCATGGCCACCCTGACCCCGCTGGTCCAGTTCGTGATCGAACAGATCAGCGGCCTGGAGGAGAGCTGA